The Rhodocyclaceae bacterium genome includes a window with the following:
- a CDS encoding amidohydrolase, whose amino-acid sequence MPNIDTHAHFFPERFIELVAKHGGRCGTTVTSDASGARFIQVGLNLRTGPITSGFIDLGERLAYMDSMGIDMHALSMTQPMVYWADDELGMQLSVAVNDAISAAHVAHPDRFIGFAHLPFQNPSLALEELERAAKLPGIRGIYMATAVRDRELSDRSFFPVYERMADLGLPLFLHPMMINNERLKQWYLINTLGNPFEVAIAASHLIFGGVLDAFPTLEVSLPHAGGALPILRGRLDQGFKVRPECKHLPRAPSEYLKRFTYDTISYCPEVMDYLVKLVGVDRILMGSDYCFDIAHNDPVGVVHEISVLDDAGKQAVFWDNAARLLRL is encoded by the coding sequence ATGCCGAACATCGACACCCACGCACACTTCTTCCCGGAAAGGTTCATCGAACTGGTCGCGAAGCACGGTGGCCGCTGCGGCACCACGGTCACCAGCGATGCGAGCGGCGCGCGCTTCATCCAGGTCGGACTGAACCTGCGCACCGGGCCGATCACATCGGGCTTCATCGATCTTGGCGAGCGGCTCGCCTACATGGACAGCATGGGCATCGACATGCATGCGCTGTCGATGACCCAGCCGATGGTCTACTGGGCCGACGACGAACTAGGCATGCAGCTGTCGGTGGCGGTCAACGATGCGATCAGCGCGGCGCATGTCGCGCACCCCGATCGGTTCATCGGCTTCGCGCACCTGCCGTTCCAGAACCCCAGCCTCGCGCTGGAGGAACTCGAGCGCGCCGCGAAGCTGCCCGGTATCCGCGGCATCTACATGGCCACTGCGGTGCGCGACCGCGAACTGTCGGACCGCAGCTTCTTCCCGGTCTACGAACGCATGGCCGACCTCGGGCTGCCGCTGTTCCTGCATCCGATGATGATCAACAACGAGCGCCTCAAGCAGTGGTACCTGATCAACACGCTCGGCAACCCCTTCGAGGTGGCCATCGCCGCCTCCCACCTGATCTTCGGCGGCGTGCTCGACGCGTTCCCGACGCTCGAGGTGTCGCTGCCGCATGCCGGCGGCGCGCTGCCGATCCTGCGTGGACGCCTCGACCAGGGCTTCAAGGTCCGCCCCGAGTGCAAGCACCTGCCGCGTGCGCCGAGCGAGTACCTGAAGCGGTTCACCTACGACACCATCAGCTACTGTCCCGAGGTGATGGACTACCTGGTGAAGCTGGTCGGCGTCGATCGCATCCTGATGGGCAGCGACTACTGTTTCGACATCGCGCACAACGACCCGGTGGGCGTGGTGCACGAGATCAGCGTGCTCGACGACGCCGGCAAGCAGGCGGTGTTCTGGGACAACGCGGCGCGCCTGCTGCGGCTCTGA
- a CDS encoding MmgE/PrpD family protein — MNQKAGKPGRTAEPVSALMLTLASYIAATPRRTLPAEVNERAKLHLLDTIAAMVSGAPLLPGRRAIEYVTAMGGTPEATILTTGTRTSAVNAALANGMLAHSDETDDAYYLALVHPGCSIVPAALAMAERQKSSGRELLRAIVLGYDVCARTSMALGIEHFRSAGHSTHSFGGTFGSAAAAGALARIDVRQARHLLSYAAQQASGLSCWARDVEHVEKAFDFGGMPARNGVTAATMVASGFTGVEDVFSGDRGFLHAFEPFIRPQEFVKGLGSRYDIMQTAIKRWPVGYPIQAPLDALSTLIDRYAIKASEVERVHITVDEQGARTVSGRKMSNINLQHLVGIMLLDRDISFEASHDPARSRDRDVLALKEKVQLVGSAELSKTKTTQAIVEVTLARPQGRARSTVVRHHTRAVLGSATRPMDRADLERKCHPLLEPALGARRATSLIDAIWTIDRLPDVRALRRLLSRP; from the coding sequence ATGAACCAGAAAGCGGGCAAGCCCGGGCGTACTGCCGAGCCGGTATCGGCGCTGATGCTGACCCTGGCTTCCTACATTGCGGCCACGCCGCGCCGCACGCTGCCCGCCGAAGTCAACGAACGCGCGAAGCTTCACCTTCTCGACACGATCGCCGCGATGGTCTCCGGTGCACCGCTGCTGCCGGGCCGGCGAGCGATCGAGTATGTCACCGCGATGGGTGGCACGCCCGAGGCGACCATCCTCACCACCGGAACGCGCACCAGCGCAGTCAATGCCGCGCTGGCCAACGGCATGCTCGCCCACTCCGACGAGACCGACGACGCCTACTACCTCGCGCTGGTGCATCCGGGCTGCAGCATCGTACCGGCCGCGCTGGCGATGGCGGAGCGGCAGAAGTCGAGCGGACGTGAGCTGCTGCGCGCGATCGTACTCGGCTACGATGTCTGCGCACGCACGTCGATGGCCCTCGGTATCGAGCATTTCCGCAGCGCCGGGCATTCGACGCACAGTTTCGGCGGCACCTTCGGTTCGGCGGCGGCGGCCGGTGCGCTCGCCCGCATCGACGTGCGCCAGGCGCGGCACCTGCTGTCCTACGCAGCGCAGCAGGCGAGCGGCCTGTCGTGCTGGGCGCGCGATGTCGAGCATGTCGAAAAGGCATTCGACTTCGGCGGCATGCCGGCGCGCAACGGCGTGACTGCGGCGACCATGGTTGCCTCCGGTTTCACCGGGGTCGAGGACGTGTTCAGTGGCGACCGCGGCTTCCTGCATGCATTCGAGCCGTTCATCCGGCCGCAGGAGTTCGTGAAGGGCCTCGGATCGCGCTACGACATCATGCAGACGGCGATCAAGCGCTGGCCGGTCGGCTACCCGATCCAGGCGCCGCTCGATGCACTGTCGACGCTGATCGACCGGTACGCGATCAAGGCGTCGGAGGTCGAGAGGGTGCACATCACGGTCGACGAGCAGGGCGCACGCACAGTCAGCGGCCGGAAGATGTCGAACATCAACCTGCAGCACCTGGTCGGCATCATGCTGCTCGATCGAGACATCAGCTTCGAAGCCTCACACGATCCGGCCCGTTCGCGCGACCGCGACGTGCTGGCGCTGAAGGAGAAGGTGCAGCTGGTCGGTAGTGCCGAGCTTTCGAAGACGAAGACCACGCAGGCGATCGTCGAAGTCACGCTGGCGCGGCCTCAGGGCAGGGCACGCAGCACGGTCGTGCGCCACCACACCCGCGCGGTGCTGGGCAGCGCGACGCGTCCGATGGACCGCGCCGATCTGGAGCGCAAGTGCCATCCGCTGCTCGAGCCCGCGCTCGGCGCACGCCGCGCGACCAGCCTGATCGATGCGATCTGGACGATCGACCGGCTGCCCGACGTGCGCGCGCTGCGCAGGCTGCTCAGTCGGCCTTGA
- a CDS encoding tripartite tricarboxylate transporter substrate binding protein, with translation MTASSNPSRSLTAAAAAACAAVLLPAIVAAQAPAWPAKPVRIIVPTSPGGGTDIVTRVLAARLAEVFGQSVVVENRPGAGQILGTEFVARAAPDGYTQLMAASAIVLNQVLARKPPYDTLRDFVPVTVAATLPNVLTVHPSLPVKSVKQLIALAKARPGMLNYSSAGAGTSPHMSMELLRSMAAVDIVHVAYKGTGPATADLLAGHVQLSMPNTLTAAPHLRSGRLRALGVTSLNRAAGLPEVPTIAEAGLPGYEAIQWYGLFAPAGTPRDAVNRMQSETAKALQAPDVAKRLAADGAEAGGMSPEAFAAYVRSEIEKWSRVVRDAKLALD, from the coding sequence ATGACCGCCTCTTCGAATCCTTCCAGGTCCCTGACCGCTGCAGCGGCGGCGGCCTGTGCCGCCGTTCTTCTGCCCGCGATCGTGGCGGCGCAGGCGCCCGCATGGCCGGCCAAGCCGGTGCGAATCATTGTGCCGACCTCGCCCGGTGGCGGCACGGACATCGTCACGCGCGTGCTGGCAGCGCGCCTGGCCGAGGTGTTCGGACAGTCTGTAGTGGTCGAGAACAGACCGGGGGCCGGCCAGATCCTCGGCACCGAGTTCGTCGCGCGTGCGGCACCCGATGGCTATACCCAGCTGATGGCGGCAAGCGCCATCGTGCTGAACCAGGTGCTCGCAAGGAAGCCGCCGTACGACACCCTGCGCGACTTCGTGCCGGTGACGGTCGCAGCGACCCTGCCCAACGTGCTGACCGTTCATCCGAGCCTGCCTGTGAAGTCGGTGAAGCAGTTGATCGCGCTGGCCAAGGCCAGGCCGGGGATGCTGAACTACAGCTCCGCTGGTGCCGGTACCTCGCCCCACATGTCGATGGAACTGCTGCGCTCGATGGCAGCGGTCGACATCGTGCATGTCGCGTACAAGGGCACCGGTCCCGCGACCGCCGACCTGCTCGCCGGCCACGTCCAGCTGTCGATGCCGAACACGCTGACCGCCGCGCCGCACCTGCGGTCCGGGCGCCTGCGTGCGCTCGGGGTGACCAGCCTGAATCGCGCGGCCGGGCTGCCCGAGGTGCCGACCATCGCGGAGGCCGGGCTGCCCGGCTACGAGGCGATCCAGTGGTACGGCCTGTTCGCGCCGGCCGGGACGCCACGCGACGCGGTGAACCGGATGCAGTCCGAGACGGCGAAGGCGCTGCAGGCGCCGGATGTCGCGAAGCGCCTGGCTGCCGATGGCGCCGAGGCAGGCGGCATGAGTCCAGAGGCGTTCGCCGCCTATGTCAGGTCGGAGATCGAGAAATGGAGCCGCGTCGTGCGCGACGCGAAGCTGGCACTGGACTGA
- a CDS encoding tripartite tricarboxylate transporter substrate binding protein, translating to MTGSSLAAQRPAAGTLLLALALCAPCAAMAQPAQGWPAKPVRIIVPTSPGGGTDIVTRVLASRVGDALGQSVVVENRPGAGQILGTEFVARAPADGYTQLMAASAIVLNQVLAKQPPYDILRDFVPVTLAASLPHVLTVHPSLPVKSVKQLVALAKAQPGALNYSSAGAGTSLHMAMELFLSMAGLNVVHIPYKGAGPATADLLAGHVQLATPNTLTVAPYLRSGRLRAIGVTGAKRAAAMPEVPTIAEGGVPGYEAIFWYALFAPAGTPREAVGRMHAEVARALLLPDVGQRLAADGAEPGGMPPDAFAAFIRAELEKWGRVVRTAKITLN from the coding sequence ATGACTGGATCTTCCCTGGCCGCGCAGCGGCCCGCAGCGGGTACGCTGCTGCTGGCGCTTGCGCTGTGCGCACCGTGCGCCGCGATGGCGCAACCTGCACAGGGCTGGCCGGCAAAGCCCGTGCGCATCATCGTACCCACCTCGCCGGGTGGCGGCACCGACATCGTCACGCGGGTGCTGGCCAGCCGCGTGGGCGATGCACTGGGACAGTCCGTGGTCGTCGAGAACCGCCCGGGCGCCGGGCAGATCCTGGGCACCGAGTTCGTCGCGCGTGCCCCTGCGGATGGCTATACCCAGCTGATGGCGGCCAGCGCGATCGTGCTGAATCAGGTGCTGGCGAAGCAGCCACCCTACGACATCCTGCGCGACTTCGTGCCGGTCACGCTCGCCGCATCCCTGCCGCACGTGCTGACCGTACACCCTAGCCTGCCGGTGAAATCGGTGAAGCAACTGGTCGCGCTGGCGAAGGCCCAGCCCGGTGCGCTCAACTACAGTTCGGCAGGCGCGGGGACGTCGCTGCACATGGCGATGGAGCTTTTCCTGTCGATGGCTGGCCTGAACGTCGTTCATATTCCGTACAAGGGTGCCGGCCCGGCCACGGCAGACCTGCTCGCCGGCCATGTGCAGCTCGCCACGCCGAACACGCTGACCGTCGCGCCATACCTGCGCTCGGGCCGGCTTCGTGCCATCGGCGTCACCGGCGCGAAGCGCGCGGCCGCGATGCCGGAGGTGCCGACGATCGCCGAGGGTGGGGTACCTGGCTACGAGGCGATCTTCTGGTACGCGCTGTTCGCGCCCGCGGGCACGCCGCGCGAGGCCGTGGGCCGAATGCACGCGGAAGTCGCCAGGGCATTGCTGCTGCCCGACGTCGGGCAGCGGCTGGCGGCCGACGGCGCCGAACCGGGCGGCATGCCGCCGGATGCCTTCGCCGCGTTCATAAGGGCCGAGCTCGAGAAGTGGGGCCGGGTCGTGCGCACCGCGAAGATAACGCTGAACTGA
- a CDS encoding adenylosuccinate lyase family protein, giving the protein MPSPRHARPDVAAIEALFSRERLWQAFLDIEATLAEVQAELGMIPPAAAVEIRRRANLATIGAAALAADIARTRAPIHSIARALAQACEGDAGDFVHWGATTQNLTQTGRTLLMREAHDALLALLGDILVRMAGLAEASAGMLAAGRTNHRHALPITFGLKVAAWIEELLRHVDRLRGVEPRAFVSLWGGALGAMHAFGEHGPEINRRLSQRLGLAPLAVPSRAGTDHVAEYVMLLALLGTTFSKIARELYALMADEIDEVSESLGEDVVGSSTMPQKVNSKVAVQVIALAARLRSQVPLALEAMQPTHEGDAANNQMMYWLMEGAGPLAYAVAWEMDQLLACLRLHPDRMLRNLERSGEAITAENAMMMLAPALGRGLAHDLVHHALEDARTGAGSLLDRLLADERVRQAVDEPALRAALDPAGYTGRSAAMAREMAAAARAAAARLHSADGGASAAGQPGV; this is encoded by the coding sequence ATGCCTTCGCCACGGCACGCACGCCCGGATGTCGCCGCGATCGAAGCGCTGTTCAGCCGTGAGCGCCTCTGGCAGGCGTTCCTGGACATCGAGGCGACGCTGGCGGAGGTACAGGCCGAACTCGGGATGATCCCGCCGGCGGCTGCGGTCGAGATCCGGCGCAGGGCGAACCTTGCAACGATCGGCGCGGCGGCGCTCGCCGCGGACATCGCGCGCACCCGCGCACCGATCCACTCGATCGCGCGCGCGCTGGCGCAGGCCTGCGAGGGTGATGCCGGAGACTTCGTGCACTGGGGTGCAACCACCCAGAACCTGACCCAGACCGGCCGTACCCTGCTGATGCGCGAAGCACACGACGCGTTGCTGGCCCTGCTGGGCGACATCCTCGTCCGGATGGCCGGGCTGGCCGAGGCCAGCGCCGGGATGCTCGCTGCAGGGCGCACGAACCATCGGCATGCGCTTCCGATCACCTTCGGGCTGAAGGTCGCCGCGTGGATCGAGGAACTGCTGCGCCATGTCGACCGGCTGCGCGGCGTGGAGCCGCGGGCGTTCGTCTCGCTGTGGGGAGGCGCCCTGGGGGCCATGCACGCGTTCGGCGAGCATGGGCCTGAGATCAACCGGCGGCTGTCGCAGCGCCTCGGGCTGGCACCGCTCGCGGTGCCCTCGCGCGCCGGCACCGACCACGTGGCGGAGTATGTGATGCTGCTGGCACTGCTGGGCACGACGTTCTCGAAGATCGCGCGCGAACTCTATGCGCTCATGGCCGACGAGATCGACGAGGTGTCCGAGTCGCTCGGCGAGGACGTCGTCGGCTCCAGCACCATGCCGCAGAAGGTGAATTCGAAGGTCGCGGTGCAGGTGATCGCCCTCGCCGCCCGGTTGCGCAGCCAGGTACCGCTGGCCCTGGAGGCCATGCAGCCCACGCACGAAGGCGATGCCGCCAACAACCAGATGATGTACTGGCTGATGGAGGGCGCAGGGCCGCTCGCCTATGCGGTCGCCTGGGAGATGGACCAGTTGCTCGCCTGCCTGCGCCTGCATCCCGACCGGATGCTGCGCAACCTCGAGCGCTCGGGCGAGGCAATCACCGCAGAGAACGCGATGATGATGCTCGCGCCAGCGCTCGGCCGTGGCCTGGCCCACGACCTGGTGCATCACGCACTGGAGGATGCACGCACCGGCGCCGGCTCGCTCCTCGACCGGCTGCTCGCCGACGAGCGCGTACGCCAGGCCGTGGACGAACCGGCGTTGCGCGCGGCGCTCGATCCGGCCGGATACACCGGGCGCAGCGCCGCGATGGCGCGCGAGATGGCTGCGGCTGCCCGCGCGGCCGCGGCCCGGCTGCACAGCGCGGACGGAGGCGCCTCTGCGGCCGGGCAGCCAGGCGTCTGA
- a CDS encoding tripartite tricarboxylate transporter substrate binding protein encodes MMIARTALVAEDTRTTAAAATAALLLLATGLPSTDAEAQAFPARPIRLMIPASPGGPADIVARIVAQNYGEAIGQPLVADNRAGAGGGIGAEIVARSQPDGYTVMISHSGPLAIEPLRQSKPAYDPLRDFTALSLVAEQAYVLLVHPSVQAKTVQELVALARARPGRMNFASGGPGTGIHMAAELFNLVAGLKVVHVPYKGAGPGMGALIGGEVDLMFNGISSALPQVRAGKLRAIAMAGTKRSNLLPELPTIQEAGFRYDTSGWYGYVGPAGLPRPVVARLNDALVKTLATPEVRDRFASQGIDGIASTPAAFAAFLREETGKWRKVIDASGLKGD; translated from the coding sequence ATGATGATCGCCCGGACGGCTCTGGTCGCAGAGGATACCCGTACGACCGCTGCTGCGGCCACGGCCGCGCTGCTGCTGCTCGCGACCGGTCTGCCATCGACCGATGCCGAGGCCCAGGCCTTCCCTGCCCGTCCGATACGCCTGATGATCCCGGCCTCGCCCGGCGGGCCGGCCGATATCGTCGCGCGCATCGTCGCGCAGAACTATGGCGAGGCGATCGGCCAGCCGCTGGTGGCGGACAACCGCGCCGGTGCCGGCGGCGGCATCGGCGCGGAAATCGTCGCGCGCAGCCAGCCCGACGGCTACACGGTGATGATCAGTCATTCCGGTCCGCTCGCAATCGAGCCGCTGCGCCAGTCGAAACCGGCCTACGATCCGCTGCGTGACTTCACCGCCTTGTCGCTGGTCGCCGAGCAGGCCTACGTCCTGCTGGTGCACCCGTCGGTGCAGGCGAAGACGGTGCAGGAGCTGGTCGCGCTCGCGCGCGCACGCCCGGGCAGGATGAACTTCGCTTCCGGCGGACCGGGCACCGGCATCCACATGGCGGCCGAACTGTTCAACCTGGTGGCCGGGCTGAAGGTGGTGCACGTGCCGTACAAGGGCGCAGGGCCCGGCATGGGCGCGCTGATCGGTGGCGAGGTCGATCTGATGTTCAACGGCATCTCGTCGGCCCTGCCGCAGGTGCGTGCCGGCAAGCTGCGCGCGATCGCCATGGCCGGCACGAAACGGTCGAACCTGCTGCCAGAGCTGCCGACCATCCAGGAGGCCGGCTTCCGTTACGACACCAGCGGGTGGTACGGATATGTCGGTCCAGCGGGCCTGCCCAGACCCGTGGTCGCGCGCCTGAACGACGCACTGGTGAAGACGCTGGCGACACCGGAGGTACGCGACCGGTTCGCGAGCCAGGGCATCGACGGCATCGCGTCGACGCCGGCGGCGTTCGCGGCCTTCCTGCGCGAGGAGACCGGGAAGTGGCGCAAGGTGATCGACGCGTCGGGGCTCAAGGGCGACTGA
- a CDS encoding protoheme IX farnesyltransferase: MSQTLALTGGTLRQFYELTKPRVVSLIVFTAVIGMFLATAPGTLPPLSPVLFATVGIALVAGAAAAVNCLIEQKIDAVMARTRGRPLPSGNVNSLQTLVFAGLVGGVGLLVLHNLVNTLTMWLTLATFVGYAIIYTVVLKPLTPQNIVIGGASGAMPPVLGWAAITGEVSPAALVLFLIIFAWTPPHFWALALYRKHEYAKAGIPMLPVTHGDRFTQLSVLLYTVILFACSLLPFAIRMSGWLYMVSAVVLGGVFLWYAWRLYTNYSDWLARRTFRYSILYLTLIFAALLLDHYAPWNH, translated from the coding sequence ATGTCCCAGACTCTCGCCCTGACCGGGGGCACCCTGCGTCAGTTCTATGAACTGACGAAGCCGCGCGTGGTGTCTCTGATCGTTTTCACGGCGGTCATCGGCATGTTCCTCGCTACTGCACCCGGTACCCTGCCGCCGCTGTCGCCGGTGTTGTTCGCGACCGTCGGCATTGCCCTGGTCGCCGGCGCGGCTGCTGCGGTCAACTGTCTGATCGAACAGAAGATCGACGCGGTGATGGCACGTACTCGTGGGCGTCCGCTGCCCAGCGGCAACGTCAATTCGTTGCAGACGCTGGTGTTCGCGGGGCTGGTCGGCGGCGTCGGGCTGCTGGTGCTGCACAACCTGGTCAATACGCTGACCATGTGGCTCACGCTGGCCACCTTCGTCGGTTACGCGATCATCTATACCGTGGTACTGAAGCCGTTGACCCCGCAGAACATCGTGATCGGGGGCGCGTCGGGCGCGATGCCGCCGGTGCTCGGCTGGGCAGCGATCACCGGAGAGGTGTCGCCGGCGGCGCTGGTGCTGTTCCTGATCATCTTCGCATGGACGCCGCCGCACTTCTGGGCGCTGGCGCTCTATCGCAAGCACGAGTACGCGAAGGCAGGCATCCCGATGCTTCCGGTCACCCATGGCGACCGATTCACCCAGCTGTCTGTGCTGCTCTACACCGTCATCCTGTTCGCCTGTTCGCTGCTGCCCTTCGCCATCCGCATGAGCGGCTGGCTGTACATGGTGTCGGCGGTAGTGCTGGGCGGCGTGTTCCTCTGGTATGCATGGCGGCTGTACACGAACTACAGCGACTGGCTCGCGCGGCGCACCTTCCGCTACTCGATCCTCTACCTGACGCTGATCTTCGCCGCACTGCTGCTCGACCACTACGCGCCCTGGAACCATTAG
- a CDS encoding tripartite tricarboxylate transporter substrate binding protein, whose protein sequence is MGHDRLVRALLAGVAACTAAPQAAKAQAQPQARQQAWPQKAVRIIVPQSPGGSTDAMARLLAARLGEALGQAVLIDNRPGAGSLVGTELAVRASPDGYTTLVVSSSITINPNMHAKLSFDPQRDLAPITQLSAFPNVLVANIAVPVKNIQDLLALAKARPGQVAYSSAGSGTGTHLSAELFKNLTGADLLHVPYKGGGPSVNALLAGEAQVSFATLPSVLPQVRAGKLRALGVTTTRRSFALPDVPTIVEGGVAGYEHVQWTGFLAPAATPAAIINRLNAEAVRAVHSPELKPALASEGAEPVGNTPQQFAAIIRSETQRIAQVVRKAGIKAD, encoded by the coding sequence ATGGGACACGACCGGCTCGTGCGCGCATTGCTTGCCGGCGTCGCGGCTTGCACGGCGGCGCCTCAGGCTGCCAAAGCCCAGGCGCAGCCGCAGGCCCGCCAGCAGGCGTGGCCACAGAAGGCGGTACGCATCATCGTGCCGCAGTCGCCCGGCGGCTCCACCGACGCGATGGCCCGCCTGCTGGCGGCACGCCTCGGCGAGGCTCTCGGCCAGGCGGTGCTGATCGACAACCGGCCTGGTGCCGGCAGCCTCGTCGGCACCGAACTGGCGGTACGCGCCAGCCCCGACGGCTACACCACGCTGGTGGTGTCCTCTTCGATCACCATCAATCCGAACATGCATGCGAAGCTGTCGTTCGATCCGCAGCGCGACCTGGCGCCGATCACCCAGCTGTCGGCCTTCCCGAACGTGCTGGTGGCCAACATCGCCGTGCCGGTGAAGAACATCCAGGACCTGCTTGCGCTGGCGAAGGCCCGGCCCGGGCAGGTCGCCTACAGTTCCGCCGGCAGCGGCACCGGCACCCACCTGTCGGCCGAACTGTTCAAGAACCTCACCGGCGCCGACCTTCTGCACGTGCCGTACAAGGGCGGCGGACCCTCTGTGAATGCATTGCTCGCCGGCGAGGCGCAGGTCTCGTTCGCCACGCTGCCGTCGGTGCTGCCGCAGGTGCGTGCGGGCAAGCTGCGCGCGCTCGGCGTCACCACGACCCGGCGCAGCTTCGCGCTGCCCGACGTGCCGACGATCGTCGAGGGCGGCGTGGCCGGCTATGAGCATGTCCAGTGGACTGGCTTCCTGGCGCCGGCCGCGACGCCAGCGGCCATCATCAACCGGCTCAATGCCGAAGCAGTGCGTGCGGTGCACAGCCCGGAACTGAAGCCGGCGCTGGCCAGTGAAGGCGCTGAACCGGTCGGCAACACACCGCAGCAATTCGCGGCGATCATCCGCAGCGAGACCCAGCGCATCGCGCAGGTGGTCCGCAAGGCAGGCATCAAGGCCGACTGA
- a CDS encoding SMP-30/gluconolactonase/LRE family protein — protein sequence MRFFNPPTELVAEVFATIPAHLGRSGQPSTWIESNHPGSKLGCFLEGPAFDRAGNLYVVDIPFGRIFRITPDAQVSVAAEYDGWPNGLAVHKDGRLFITDYRLGVMTCDPATGKVEPWITHARSEGFKGVNDLVFASNGDLYFTDQGQTGVHDQTGRVWRATPDRKLECLIDNGPSPNGIALSPDESAVYVAMTRTNCMWHLPLRDGVPSKCGVFGYLPGMHGPDGLAVDAKGNLAVGHARVGIVWLMSPAGEFLYGIRAPDGGGRLTNMAYGGPGGRHLYITDSYRGTILRCELPVPGLKLYSHQ from the coding sequence ATGCGCTTCTTCAATCCACCGACCGAACTCGTCGCCGAGGTGTTCGCGACCATCCCCGCCCACCTCGGCAGATCGGGCCAGCCGTCGACCTGGATCGAGTCCAACCATCCGGGGTCGAAGCTCGGCTGCTTCCTCGAAGGCCCGGCGTTCGATCGCGCAGGCAACCTGTACGTGGTCGATATCCCGTTCGGGCGTATTTTCCGCATCACCCCTGACGCGCAGGTGAGCGTGGCGGCCGAGTACGATGGCTGGCCGAACGGCCTCGCGGTGCACAAGGACGGCCGCCTCTTCATCACCGACTACCGGCTCGGCGTGATGACCTGCGACCCGGCCACCGGCAAGGTCGAGCCGTGGATCACGCATGCGCGCTCGGAGGGCTTCAAGGGCGTCAACGACCTGGTGTTCGCCAGCAACGGCGACCTCTACTTCACCGACCAGGGACAGACGGGCGTGCACGACCAGACCGGCCGCGTCTGGCGCGCCACGCCCGACCGCAAGCTCGAGTGCCTGATCGACAACGGGCCGAGCCCGAACGGTATCGCGCTCTCGCCCGACGAGTCGGCCGTGTACGTCGCGATGACACGCACCAACTGCATGTGGCACCTGCCGCTGCGCGATGGCGTGCCCAGCAAGTGTGGCGTGTTCGGCTACCTGCCTGGCATGCACGGGCCGGACGGGCTGGCGGTGGATGCCAAGGGCAACCTCGCGGTCGGCCATGCACGGGTGGGCATCGTCTGGCTGATGAGCCCGGCTGGCGAGTTCCTCTACGGCATCCGCGCACCCGACGGCGGCGGACGGCTGACCAACATGGCCTACGGCGGGCCAGGCGGCCGGCATCTCTACATCACCGATTCGTATCGCGGCACCATCCTGCGCTGCGAGCTGCCAGTGCCCGGACTGAAGCTGTATTCGCATCAGTAG
- a CDS encoding tripartite tricarboxylate transporter substrate binding protein, with amino-acid sequence MTLDVRSLFGACAAVTVLAASAGAAWAAAAEFPSKPIRLIIPFATGSATDVSARLFGTELARQMGQQVVADNRAGAGGAIGMQALAAAVPDGYVIGYAGPGPLAINPAITPTLPYNVARDFQPVSQAVEAALLLAVTTALPVKDIKGLIALARKRPGELSNASAGTGTIGHLAGEYFKMLTTTNILHVPYKGGGQATADVMSGHVQMLFDPLTGVGVHLQSGRLRALAVTGRKRLAAFPDLPTVAESGVPGYEVMTWGGILAPAGIPRPVLDRLNAEMQRAVRSPVVIERYGSLGAVPVAGTPEQFAELIRSETVKWAKVVKFAQVQPN; translated from the coding sequence ATGACCCTTGATGTCCGCTCGCTGTTCGGCGCCTGTGCGGCCGTGACCGTCCTGGCCGCCAGTGCCGGGGCCGCATGGGCGGCGGCAGCCGAGTTCCCGAGCAAGCCGATCCGCCTCATCATCCCGTTCGCCACCGGCAGTGCCACCGACGTCTCGGCACGCCTCTTCGGAACCGAGCTCGCGAGACAGATGGGCCAGCAGGTGGTCGCCGACAACCGGGCCGGTGCCGGCGGCGCGATCGGCATGCAGGCCCTGGCCGCGGCAGTACCGGACGGCTACGTGATCGGCTACGCCGGGCCGGGTCCGCTCGCCATCAATCCTGCGATCACGCCGACACTGCCCTACAACGTCGCGCGTGACTTCCAGCCGGTGTCGCAGGCCGTGGAGGCTGCCCTCCTGCTGGCGGTGACGACTGCGCTGCCAGTCAAGGACATCAAGGGGCTGATCGCGCTCGCGCGCAAACGCCCGGGCGAACTGAGCAACGCGTCGGCTGGCACGGGCACCATCGGCCATCTCGCCGGCGAGTACTTCAAGATGCTGACCACCACGAACATCCTGCACGTGCCCTACAAGGGCGGAGGCCAGGCAACGGCAGACGTGATGTCCGGGCATGTACAGATGCTGTTCGATCCGCTCACTGGCGTTGGCGTACATCTGCAATCGGGCCGGTTGCGAGCCCTGGCCGTGACCGGACGCAAGCGGCTGGCCGCCTTTCCAGACTTGCCGACCGTGGCAGAGTCCGGCGTCCCCGGCTACGAGGTGATGACCTGGGGGGGCATCCTCGCCCCAGCCGGCATTCCCCGACCCGTCCTCGACCGCCTGAACGCGGAGATGCAACGGGCAGTCAGGTCGCCGGTGGTCATCGAGCGCTACGGTTCCCTCGGTGCGGTGCCGGTGGCCGGGACGCCCGAGCAGTTCGCGGAACTGATCCGGAGCGAGACCGTCAAGTGGGCGAAGGTCGTGAAGTTCGCGCAGGTGCAGCCGAACTGA